The following are encoded in a window of Castanea sativa cultivar Marrone di Chiusa Pesio chromosome 5, ASM4071231v1 genomic DNA:
- the LOC142634671 gene encoding uncharacterized protein LOC142634671 — translation MKFDGSSTTQSGGVRVVLYHEENEVVALSFKLEFPCSNNTAEYEAYLTGLATALGMGVRHLKVIGDSNLVVCQTKGSSSLKEPSLAPYRAMAQKMEERFSTFEIEHTPRSKNRFEDALATLGLQIVFEGYGAKIEVSKRKESIIEILKEKFQEEQCEEDWRNPIREVLMKEGEPAKLKALRNYALVGGGLYRRMPGGILSRCVGPEEVQRRLKEIHDKTCRSCGEISLYRRLQRAGFYWPSMGKDVDQVQVRCETCQLTADREESYAVFVNEDWRKPFTQYLVEGVLPQKHSK, via the coding sequence ATGAAATTTGACGGATCTTCTACTACCCAATCAGGGGGAGTGAGAGTAGTTCTGTATCATGAAGAAAACGAGGTTGTAGCACTATCATTCAAACTGGAATTCCCCTGCTCAAATAACACGGCAGAATATGAAGCTTACCTAACTGGGTTGGCCACGGCCCTTGGAATGGGGGTCAGGCACTTGAAAGTGATAGGGGACTCGAACCTAGTGGTCTGCCAGACCAAAGGAAGCTCCTCTTTAAAGGAACCCAGCCTAGCCCCTTACCGGGCAATGGCCCAAAAGATGGAAGAAAGGTTTTCGACCTTTGAAATAGAGCACACGCCAAGAAGCAAGAATCGGTTCGAAGATGCGCTGGCCACGTTAGGCTTGCAAATAGTATTTGAAGGGTATGGTGCCAAGATAGAAGTCAGTAAAAGGAAAGAATCTATTATCGAAATATTAAAGGAAAAGTTCCAGGAGGAACAGTGCGAAGAGGATTGGCGAAATCCTATAAGGGAGGTCTTGATGAAAGAAGGTGAGCCTGCGAAGCTAAAGGCATTAAGAAATTATGCTCTGGTAGGAGGAGGACTGTACCGTAGGATGCCAGGAGGGATCCTGTCAAGATGTGTAGGGCCGGAGGAGGTCCAGAGAAGGCTGAAGGAGATACACGACAAGACTTGTAGATCCTGCGGAGAGATCAGCCTTTACCGTAGACTCCAAAGGGCAGGCTTTTACTGGCCAAGTATGGGAAAAGACGTGGACCAAGTCCAAGTCAGGTGTGAGACTTGCCAGCTTACGGCTGACAGGGAGGAAAGCTACGCTGTGTTCGTCAATGAGGATTGGAGAAAGCCATTCACTCAGTACTTAGTAGAAGGTGTCCTGCCACAAAAACACAGTAAGTGA